CACATATCCTGGTGCGCTTGCGTCTCGTGCCATCCATTTCTGGTTTGCGCCTTCGTAACAACTGTATTGCCTCACATCTGCGCCAGAAGTCAGACTGCCATTCCCGACGTCCAGACATTTTTCCGCTGTTAAACTAACGATTTCTGTTCCAATGTCGGGCTGCGCGTGACTCTCTCGCAGATCAGAAATTATAGAAGTGAATATGGCCAAAAAGACAATCACTCCCTTAGCCATGTTTACCTCCTACATTTCGATTGTTGGTGGCGGTGCGGAAGGCTGAGAGAAAAGATTTAATTGCGGAAAGCGAGACTTGGAGTGCCCCATCGGGAACATGCCTATGGGCTTCGCGATGCAAGCATTGCTACGCTGGCGCCTCAATAAGACAGAATGTCGTGCCACGTCTCTCATCGAACCAATAGGTGAGGAACTTCACCCCAAACTTAACCTGAATTTCCAGGTCCTTGCGGTGCGCCTCTGGCACCTCGTCCGCGGTTCCTCCGGCTATATCGCGCCGGTCCATAAAGTGGGCAAGTCGGCTCCGACCGTGATTGGTGCGGGCCTCCATTATCCATAGAGCAGCACAAACATCTTATGGTTCGGCCCATGGAGTCGTCTGTGACATTCCCCACAGTTGTCATCGAACTTGCCCTTCATCTGAATCACAGGGCCGTCATCGAGACCCACTGCCGCCAACCGCTGCAGTTGGGGTTGATCGATGCGGCACAGGCCGTTGAGCCAACGAAGAAGTTGGGATTAATCTGGAGGGTATGGACATCTGCTGCCAGCGGGCCGGTATTGCCGATTTGTCCGCTCTCGCTGGTCACGCCGGTAATGGTGAATGATCCCGTAGTGGACGAGATCGCACCGGATGGGCCGTGGCCGCGATGTCATCGGTGTTTAATTTCGTACTTGTCTCGGTGGTCATGCAATCCCATCTAGCGCGGCGTCGTACATCAAGAAAAGTCCAACTTTGGCTACCGATACGCGAAGAGCATTTTGGTGCGGGCGCTTACCGACGACGAGTGGCCGAGGGCCCTGGCGGGGTGGCATCGGAATATCTGGAGCCTTTACGCATAGAACCTCCTTCCATTCGGGATTCGGATACCTTGCCTCAAAGCAGCCTTTCTTGGGGCGGCGCGAGCTCAATGGCGTACTGCCATTCTTCGCGCTCCTGGGCGTTACGAGCTCGCGGGGTTTGTTGATCTTTGGGGATGGGAATTTCACCGTTTCCCACGGCGGTTACTTGCCCCGCAAACGTTTCCGTCGAGGAGGTCGCCAACGGGAAGAGGATCGTCGACGACGTGGCGACAAATCTCGCCCAGCCGGCGAGATGTTGAAGCATGGCCCTCATGTCAGCTACTCCATCCTTCTTGATCAAAAGCGAGCTTAGGTTTCTCGCCGGTTTTCCACATGAGAGATTTCCGGCGATAGAGCGGTGTGCGCCAGACTTATGGCCAATGTCGGCGTTGGGTCGGAAGCGTGGCTGGAGCAATCGGGCACTGTCCACTTGGCCAAGGGACTGTTTCACTCCTTCAGGGCCGCAGGTTTTTTTGCGGATCTCGGCCTATTGCTGCGCGTTGTTCTGGTGACCGCAGCGCAAGAAAATTGATTTGACGTGAGGACGTCTTGCATTCAAGGTTTTGCAGTCAGACAACGACCGTGACCTCTCGTGACGTCGAGGCGGCAGGTCGGAGAATCGCTGCGCCAGTTACGTGACAAGGTTCGGTGGTCGAATGTGCCCAGTTCATCTGTGCACTGGAGCTATGGAGCGAGGAGCCCTGAAACTCTTTACCGGAAACACAATGGACGTAATGCGTCCATGGTAGCTGTCGTCGTGGATGGCCTTGCGCGTGCAGCAAGCGTGCCGCAGCCCTTCAGGAGTGAACGCCGCCGATAATCAGCGACGTTGACAGCAGATGTGTTCGCCTGTGTCCGGCTGGGAGGGTCCCTCTATGCCCACAATCGACGCATTCAATTACAGCCTGTTGAGTTCAGCGGAATCGTCAACCAACCACATCCGGCTCGACTCGAAGAAGGCACCCACCATTTTTTCATTCAGTACCTGACAGGAGAATTCTTTTTTCTCAGCATGACCGTCTGGAGAATCATGGAGACACAATCATGAATTCTATTTCGCAATTCTTACCACGACTGTTAATGAGCGAGGACGTCTGACATGGTAAAACCACCGGTAAAACTTCCCACAAAACCACTCCCGATCAAACCAGATGTGCCTCCGCCTGACCGCGATCCGCTCTTGACCAGGGCAAGCATAAGCTTTCACACGAACGACGATGATAAGAACACCAACACTCAGGTAAACGTAGCTGTGAGAGTAGATGAGGACCGCATAGCTGTGGCCGCAATTTCAGGACACTTCAATCGGTTCGGAGACCACAGCGACGCAGGACCATTCACCTTGCTAATTCTGGCACCGGTTCGAATGGAGAGGCTCAAGAGCGGACGCGTCGAGGTCCACCTAACTGCCTCGGCCGCAGATGGATTGACCCTCCCGGACGACACCTGGAAATTCAATTTTTTTCTGGACCTACTTTTCGCTGACGGTGGGCACCTCAT
This genomic stretch from Nordella sp. HKS 07 harbors:
- a CDS encoding DUF4242 domain-containing protein; its protein translation is MEARTNHGRSRLAHFMDRRDIAGGTADEVPEAHRKDLEIQVKFGVKFLTYWFDERRGTTFCLIEAPA